TGCTATTTACATCTGATTTGATATCATTTCATATTAACTGTTAATTTCATTAAACCAGAACTCAAAATTGTGCTTTCTATAATAATGTTTTTGATCACttgttttgaaacaaatattttctgactgAAACATTTTCAGGAACTTTAAGATACAACAATAATTGGTTTGAGAGCAACTGGGCCTGGAAATTTATAAGAGTTAGACTGACAACTTGCTGAGGTGATTTGGATGACACAAACAGGGTGAccaattaacatttgttgaggactggtcttaaaaattttatacgtaaaatataatttcatccatgtaacaacacAATGACAGAGGTAGTATTAAtaaccccatttcacagatagggaGCCTGGGGCACAGATAGGTAgtgtcacttgcccaaggtcatgctgccagtaagtgacagagccaggagtGGAACCCAGACAGACTCTAAAGCCCAAGCTCTTATCACATCCCTTCTGCCTTTTAAcatcagaatattttaaactgctggaaaatgtcatttttttctagaatgctaaagagaaataaatataaattatctagCTTTTCTGGAGTCTTAGACCTGGATTATTATCTTCCCAGATATAACATTTTGCTCTTCATTTCTCTGTAATAAATATATCTTAGGGCCATTAAAGGTGAATTAGTGTCCAACATCAGTCCATGTTGATGAAGAAAGAAGTATTACATAGCCCATTTTGAGTGGGCTGTCATTGTAGTTAAGCAACCTTGAAGTGTTCCATGAGGTTTTGATATATTCCACACTCGAAACGTAAGATGcatttgaaaaatcttttaataACCTACAATGAATGTACAATAGATGTTCAGTGTCTTTTAGTCTACATCTGGAGAGAGAGGAATAAGcaacaatgtttttaaagttaCTAATTCTTTACCTGGGCAGGTTTCCATTTTTCATGATTAGGAATGATGTTGCTGCCAGCTCCCAAATTGCCCAAATTTCTACAGTCCCCAAATGGGCACATTGTGACGCAGCCTAGACTAGCAGTCACATCACAATGCTTTTGCTCAGATCAGACTGGCAGCTCAGCCCATCCAGTTTCCCAAAGAGGGTGAGGTGGGGAAGAGTGGGGGACTTCTAAGTGCTTTAAggggaaaggaatttttaaaatcttagatGACGATTTCTTaagatgtgaaaaaaatcatttaatatatgGCATTTATAGATTGCTGCCCAGCCTCTGAAACTCCAAAGTGATTTCTAAAAACTAGTGATAGGAAGATTTCATGCAAAATTCTCTGAAATGTTAGATCTATTCAGTGTTCTGGCTGCCGAAGACAAATAGTACGGTACGAATTTCAGATCCAAAAGCAAGATGCACTTCTAGCCTCCCCTGCCACCATTTTCCCAAGAAAATGAAGGAGTCATCATCGTCTTTGCTGAACAACCTTTGTGGAGATTgggggatatttttttttttctttctgttaagaCCTTGAAAAACAGAGCTGAGTAGAATAGtctgtctttctgtttctctaatcTAGAGTGAACCGAGAGGCTTAAGAGAAGTAAGTATGAATCTCTCTTCTGCTCTTTGTGAGAACTCAAGAAGCTGAAAGGAAGTATTGAAATTtcataactgaaaatatttgggtTTATCTGGGTGTTAACCTGCACTGGCATGTTTTTATAACTTATATATGATGCCTGAATTCCTATAGACTCAATGTTTTTTGGCAAAATTGCCTTCCTAAACTTTCCAATTGTTTACTCTGAGAAATGTGCACCTGGCTTTGGTGGGTTTATAGTTCTTTACTAGCTCCTTGATTTTGTACATGTCTTTATACCACCttctaatttctccttttcctccttttcctctcctgtaCACTCTTTTCCTCTCCAAATTCCATCAAACGTCTACTTCAGATCGTATCTCCATAAAGTTTTTCTAGCCCTTTCTTTTCTGTACACTCTTTCCtacggtctgaatgtttgtgtcccctcaaaattcatatgttgaaacctaggCACTTAagaggcagtggcagtggcaatCGTTGGctgcagagaaggagggagggaaacacACAGCCAGCTGCACACTGCAAGATAACGAGGGTAATCCACAGACTGGAAACATGAGTTCAGATGCCAGCCAAGATGTGACtaccactcctcctcctcctcctcccagcatGCCTCacaaagaaagatattttgaCTGTATCAATAAAAATGACCCAGAACACATTAGAGAGAGGAATATGTTTCCTGATCTTCGACAAGACTTCAATATGATGGAGCAGAGGAAGCGAGTTACTCAGATCCTGCAAAGTCCTGCCTTTCAGGAAGACCTGAAATGCCTTATTCAAGAACAGATGAAGCAAGGCCACAGCCTAGCTCAATTACTAGCATTACGGCAGATTACAGATTACATCATGGTCAATTGTTTCTCAGGCTTTTCTTCACCTCCCTTCAGTCTTGGCATGATCACACCTATCAATGACCTTCTTGGTGCAGATACACCCTCATATATGAAGGGAGAAACACTTACCAGCCGTAAACTTTCCAGCCTTTACAGACTTGCAGACTTGTTTGGGTGGGCACACCTGGCACATACACATATCTCAGTAAGAATAAGTAAGGAGCAAGACCACATTATTATAATTCCTGGAGGCCTGTCTTTTTCTGAATCCACAGCCTCCAATTTGGTGAAAGTCAATACAATAGAAGATGTGGTTGACCAAGGAAGTACTACTAACTTGGAAATTGACCACACAGGATTCAGTCCTCATGCTGCAATCTATTCAGCACATGCTGATGTTAAGTGTGGTACACATCCATACCCTTGCAACAGCAGCTGTGTCCTCCATGAAGTGCAGGATCCTTCCACTTTCTCAAGAGTCCCTTATCCTGGGAGATGTCGCCACAAACATATCTGTCTGCATCACTCAGGTGTTCTCTGTAATATCTGTTGGAAAGAAATTGCCAGTGAACAagtgagaatttttatttctctgacacCTGTTTCACccataatttttatcataatttttgaCTGTACTTTTGGGTCCCCATTGTTTCAATGGGCATTAACCGAATGCTTCAAAAGCTTCTAAGACAAGAAGCTATAGCATTAGTATACACTggtgcatatttttttttaagttttaagaaaagattcatttggaattttattcACAGTATAAAATTTCCTCACCTGAAATAACCTTGTTTGCCAAAAAAGGAGTTTTAGTAAActgtaatttttgaaaacttccTTTTTTATTGGTTTAGAAAGCCCCTTATTATTAAACAAAGGGGATTTTGTACATATAACATGAGTTATTTAGTTTAACTCTggtaaaaaacaatttttgtatGTTAAGATGTTTGTATACCATTGAGTATAAAAGTGTCCTAAGCGTGTTAGCCAATCTCTTAACAGTACAGCATATTTAAGGCTGCTTGGTACTGggtataattaaatataattcaagaatccagggACTTGATATCAAAAGGGGATTAAAGCATATAAAGGTACATCTAGATTCATATTTAAatcttatactttatttttctgtttgcatcgctaataagtaaagaaaatattataaggtaaccaaatgaaaaagaatgacagagaaaatgaaaagagaacaaaaggtGGAATGTGAAAAGAAGAATTCTAGTTTGATAATAACTCATATTCATAATAGGATATAAAGTGTGGTTTATTCGAAACATGTCCCAGATTTCTAAAATTCTGTTTCTCTGCCCGAATCATCACTTTTTTGGttgatatttgaattttaaaagggtCATTTCCTTCCAACTTATATATCTTTAGAGGGCAGCAATAGAAGAAATTAGTATGTACCAATGGGAAAACTACCacttcttcatttttatagattttcaaaaaatctttttagttaattttctttctaatgtaaATACAAATTCAAACCTAGGCATAATATAGGCTTTTCCCCCTTCACCCAAGTGATGTCCTAAATCAATGTAAAATCAATCATCCAAAATGACCCATGGGTAAAAATAATCCAAAGTGTTTATAGAGGGTGAGTTGGCATgcaaaaaattatattgattaCAGTGTGTTCTGGGGCTGGTTCTGTTTGACTATGTGTATGATGATGCAAATTTGAAACAGAGCCTGGAAATGTCGTTCTAGATCTCAAACTAACTACTAGAGTCAGTGTTTTAATCTCTTAATGGAAACTTTCTGTTGCTTAACTCTgtatttgaggatttttttaatggttgacaTCATTTATGTTGTATTACAACGTATATAGAAACAGTAACCTTTGAAATATGCTTTTCCacaacttctaaaaatatatatatctaaatgAATGCattatgcataaatattttttaaatgcaatagGGAACTATTGTACCTTTTGCTAATGCCTCTATTTACTCGCTTTGGCATAAAGAGTGAGCCAATGAACCTTTGTTGTCTTgtggaaaaatgtataaatgttacCTTAAATTGCTCTTAGATATAATGCTAATTAATGTTAAATCacaaataaatagtattttaaatatatttttgtgcatatgtatgtatatgtatgtgtgcgtgcgtgtgtgtgtgtgtgtataaagaaaTCTAATCTCCAGTGTGGTGGTACTAAGAGGtaaggcctttgggagatgatcaGGCTCTGAGGGCTCCACAGTCCTGAATGGGATtattgcccttataaaagaggtctaAGGGAGATTGTACCTCCCTTTGGCCACATGAGAATGTGGTAAGAAGATGCCACCTATAAAGCAGAGAATAAGCCCCCACCAGCTACCAAATCTGccttgtagcctccagaactatgagtggtaaatttctttgtttataaattactcaaccTCAGatatttgtcacagcagcctgaaGGAACTAAGACATCCTGTAGTAATTAATCATCTGTTTTACCTTCCATACCTATGAAaacttggacaaattacttaacctctctgagcttcaatttccccGTAGATAGTTTTAGTGCCTATTTTACAGtgtggttgtgaggattagatgattTAATACATATAAACTGTTAGAACAAAGCCCAACATGTAAGCGTgtgataaatgttaatttttattaatatttaacagctaattatatcctctttttaaaagctgtgcaattttttcttatttcccacatactagagatttaaaaattgtcgaatttgattaaattatttgtaatataatGCCAAAGGATTCTTTCTtcaagtttttaattatattgatAAAGAATTGCCAGTTGcctcaaactatattacaaggctatagtaaccaaaacagcatggtactggcacaaaaatagggATGTAGACccatggaatagaacagagaacccagatataaaatcattcaCATACAGCCGATTGATCTTTGACagagcagacaacaatatacactggggaaaagaagccctattcaacaatagttctgggaaaattggacagccacatgcagaagaatgaaactagacacatatctctcaccattcacaaaaattaattcaagatggataaaagactttaATGTAAGGCACGAAATgttaagaactctagaagaaaatgttggaaaaactcttctagatattggcctaggcaaaaacttatgaagaagaccccaatggcaatcacaacaacaacaaaaataaataaatgggagggagagagccaagatggctgactagagacatcacttgTTGGATCGTCCTGGCTGGAAGGTAGACTATTGGACAGAGGAGAGTGGAGAGCAGTTGCAGCTTAGGTGTAGACcgcaggaagaaacaaaagaaatgtctGGGACCCCACCAAGAAAAACTGTGAAGCTGAACAAGAAGAAGATAGAGAGGAGAAGATAGAAGTGTGGaacaaacccagagaggcttggagcccagtGAAAAGGTAAGGGGGGATTTCTCTTACCCTACCTAGGTGTTTTCAGTGAATAGTGGGACACAAAATATATTGGAGGTGCTTCCACCCTCCACGAGCCCAGGCTCAGCAGCTTAATAGAAATAGCAGGGTAAACCAGTGAACCCCAGGAGTTTTGGTGTTCAAAAGGGAGAGTGCCACAAGAGACCAGAATGCTGGCTTTCTTACATCTAGACATTTCCTCTACTGGGACTCATGGCATCAGAGAAAGTAATTTTAGCTCAGGCCAGCTGGTAGCTGGGGCCCTTCCCCCCACTGCAACCACAAGAGTCCTCTGGATTAAGAAGCACACAAACAGCAGCTTCTCTATGGTGGGTGCACATTCCTAGCTGAGGTTGCCATGGAGAGTGGGGCCACCACAATTTGTGAGCTTCCTGCCCACTGGTTTTTCATGGGATCATGTGCAGACAGCTTAGGTGGGCTGGACCTGGTGCCCCCTGGGCATGAGAGCAGTGCAGGGAGATGCAGGGGAGAGGGCTTGCTCCTGGACTCAGATGGCAAGGAAGGCCTTGTACACATATCCAATGGGAGAGTGAGGAGTGGCGCTAAGGAATGGGATCTGTAAGcacacctgccccccacccccactggagaACTGCCATATTGGATAGGTGTGAGGCATTTAGAATCAATTAGCATGGCCCCTGGTTCTCATGACAACTGAGTGACTCTGGCATGCCTGCTGAACAGGAGCAATGGCCTCTCCTACCACTCATTACAATAGGGAGTGCAACTTGAGCAAAGAAAGTCAGGAGCAGCTGCTTCTCCCTGGTGGGCGCATGCCCCTGGCTGAGGCCCCAGCAAGTAGAGAAGCCTACTTCTTTCCTCTTGGGGTCTTGTGGTGGAATAGGGGTGATCCTCCTACCTGCCAGCAATCCATGGAGACCATGCTAGTGGGTCAGACACATGGACTGCAGGGACATTCAAGAGCCAGTCTCAGGTGGTAAGGGAACTCACACAGACTGATCTGATGGGAGAGTGCTATACAGTTACATGGAGCAGCAAACAGGAAGGACACACAACCCACCCTGCAGAGAAACTGTGCTAGTGAACAAGGGCAGAAagagcctggcccagggccttAGCACTTAAATCTTTAGGCCTCTGCTTCAGGAACAGATTTCCAGGCTTGGAGAGATTGCCCTGAATTTCATACCAGTGGATCCTCTTAGCAGCCATAAAAGCAATCTCTGAACTCTGCCAAGGCTTTGTAAAGCCTTTCTGGCTCTTGCAATCCAGCCATGACCTGCCTTGGCCATgacctctcctccctccacctcaggGAGAGTAGAGACCAGCAGctccctgggagctacagggtccctcctaaatCTTGGGATATTCTGGTCCACCTAGGGGACCAGAGCTtaccacaggcacaaaagaacaccTTGGCATGGTTCttccatgcaaactacaatcaaAGACAGGGGAACAACACCATAGCTAAGCATAGTGCCTTCCAACCCAAGTAAACAGGGAGTAACTGATTTGTACTCACAAGTACTAccaccatctcagagattaagctggggtaCCTAACTCACTACACAGttttgggaagaggtgaagacaggtCAGAAGTAACCCATGAGGTTCCTCAAACCTACTAGAACACCCATAGGTAACTCAGGACCAGCAGTTCTCTCCCTgacatggtcagggattgatctttggggacccagggacagACCCATAAGCCAGGCCTATCATAGCCAGATGTAGATGGAAAGGCCATATGAGAAATAATTAGCAAAATAattccagaaacatgaaaaatcagaatgaaaggacactcccaaaagaaaacaataactctttaccaatggataccaactaaaacaaaaatattgaaatgattaATGGAGAATTTTGAACATAGATTGTAAGagagctcaatg
Above is a window of Lemur catta isolate mLemCat1 chromosome 3, mLemCat1.pri, whole genome shotgun sequence DNA encoding:
- the LOC123635422 gene encoding gamma-adducin-like, translating into MSSDASQDVTTTPPPPPPSMPHKERYFDCINKNDPEHIRERNMFPDLRQDFNMMEQRKRVTQILQSPAFQEDLKCLIQEQMKQGHSLAQLLALRQITDYIMVNCFSGFSSPPFSLGMITPINDLLGADTPSYMKGETLTSRKLSSLYRLADLFGWAHLAHTHISVRISKEQDHIIIIPGGLSFSESTASNLVKVNTIEDVVDQGSTTNLEIDHTGFSPHAAIYSAHADVKCGTHPYPCNSSCVLHEVQDPSTFSRVPYPGRCRHKHICLHHSGVLCNICWKEIASEQVRIFISLTPVSPIIFIIIFDCTFGSPLFQWALTECFKSF